A single window of Rhipicephalus microplus isolate Deutch F79 chromosome 5, USDA_Rmic, whole genome shotgun sequence DNA harbors:
- the LOC119174716 gene encoding pyridoxal phosphate homeostasis protein has translation MRRIMSEVDIPKALQLVREKIAAASAGLAGPAPRLVAVSKTKPKELVITAYNEGQRHFGENYIQELVEKANSAEILRDCPDIKWHFIGRLQSNKVPKFPKIPNLFMVETLESQKTAHALNNAWAASGRSPLNVLVQVNTSGEEQKNGIDPKDASQLVKFIVGECPSLKFAGLMTIGMAEHDKSGPNPDFMCLAKCKEELCKELGLSASDVELSMGMSADFEEAIRMGSTNVRIGSTIFGHRNYPQKT, from the coding sequence ATGCGAAGAATAATGAGTGAAGTGGACATTCCTAAGGCTTTGCAGTTGGTGCGCGAGAAAATAGCGGCCGCCTCTGCGGGTTTGGCTGGCCCAGCACCACGCCTCGTAGCTGTGAGCAAAACGAAGCCCAAGGAGCTCGTGATCACAGCTTACAACGAAGGTCAGAGGCATTTCGGCGAGAACTACATTCAAGAGCTTGTGGAGAAAGCTAACAGCGCCGAGATACTGCGCGACTGCCCGGACATCAAGTGGCACTTCATCGGCCGCCTGCAGAGCAACAAAGTGCCGAAGTTCCCGAAGATACCCAACTTGTTCATGGTGGAGACGTTGGAATCCCAGAAAACTGCTCATGCATTGAACAACGCTTGGGCTGCGAGCGGACGTTCGCCACTCAACGTCTTGGTTCAGGTGAACACTAGCGGCGAGGAACAGAAAAATGGCATCGACCCAAAGGACGCGAGCCAGCTCGTAAAGTTTATCGTAGGAGAGTGTCCTAGCCTAAAGTTCGCCGGACTGATGACGATAGGCATGGCGGAGCACGATAAGAGCGGCCCGAATCCAGACTTCATGTGCTTAGCGAAATGCAAGGAAGAACTTTGCAAGGAGCTGGGGTTGAGTGCTTCGGATGTGGAGCTCAGTATGGGCATGTCTGCCGATTTCGAGGAGGCGATACGGATGGGTAGTACAAATGTTCGTATCGGAAGCACGATCTTCGGGCATCGAAATTATCCCCAGAAAACTTAA